A stretch of Acidobacteriota bacterium DNA encodes these proteins:
- a CDS encoding TrpB-like pyridoxal phosphate-dependent enzyme: MGERHQFLLDESKLPKAWYNINADMPVPLPPFLHPGTMEPLTPDFLSVLFPMSLILQEVSAERYIEIPEPVREIYKLWRPTPLLRAVRLERMLDTPAHIYYKYEGVSPVGSHKPNTAVPQAFFNKEAGTKAMTTETGAGQWGAAMAMACNFFNMDLEVFMVKLSYGQKPYRRIIMENFGAQVYGSPSDRTHAGRAVLAQEPDSPGTLGLALSEAVEAAATSGGAKKYSPGSVLGHVLMHQTVIGLEALQQMEMAGEYPDIVIGCAGGGSNFAGFAYPFLHQNLTAGKTSRIIAAEPASCPSMTRGRYTYDWSDMAASAPIVKMHTLGHTFVPPSIHAGGLRYHGMSPSVSALVEHGDIEARAVGQLDTFAAAVQFSKAEGIIPAPESAHAIRAAIDEALVCKQTGQKKVIAFNLSGHGHFDMMAYEAYHRGQLQDYEYPAEKVAEAMAHLPNVPGR, encoded by the coding sequence GTGGGCGAGCGACACCAGTTCTTGCTGGATGAGAGCAAGCTTCCCAAAGCCTGGTACAACATCAACGCGGACATGCCGGTGCCGCTGCCGCCATTCCTGCACCCCGGCACCATGGAGCCGCTCACGCCCGATTTCCTGAGCGTCCTGTTCCCGATGAGCCTGATCCTTCAGGAGGTCAGCGCCGAGCGATACATCGAGATCCCCGAGCCAGTGCGTGAGATCTATAAGCTCTGGCGGCCGACGCCGCTGCTCCGTGCCGTGCGGCTTGAACGCATGCTCGATACGCCCGCACACATCTACTACAAGTACGAAGGTGTGTCGCCGGTGGGGTCGCACAAACCCAACACGGCCGTGCCGCAGGCGTTCTTTAACAAAGAAGCCGGCACGAAGGCCATGACCACCGAGACCGGCGCCGGCCAGTGGGGCGCGGCCATGGCGATGGCCTGCAACTTCTTCAACATGGACCTGGAAGTGTTCATGGTGAAGCTCAGCTACGGCCAGAAGCCGTATCGCCGCATCATCATGGAAAACTTCGGCGCCCAGGTGTACGGCAGCCCGAGTGACCGCACTCATGCCGGCCGTGCCGTGCTGGCCCAGGAACCCGATAGCCCGGGCACGCTTGGCCTCGCGTTGTCCGAGGCGGTGGAAGCAGCCGCCACAAGCGGAGGCGCCAAGAAGTACTCTCCGGGCTCAGTGCTCGGCCACGTGCTGATGCACCAGACGGTGATTGGCCTGGAAGCCCTGCAACAGATGGAAATGGCGGGCGAGTACCCCGACATCGTCATCGGATGCGCAGGTGGAGGCTCCAACTTTGCGGGTTTCGCCTACCCGTTCCTGCACCAGAACCTGACGGCAGGAAAGACGAGCCGGATCATTGCCGCCGAGCCGGCGTCGTGCCCGAGCATGACCCGCGGCCGGTACACCTACGACTGGAGCGACATGGCGGCTTCTGCTCCCATCGTCAAAATGCATACGCTGGGACATACCTTCGTCCCTCCGAGCATTCATGCCGGAGGCCTGCGGTATCACGGCATGTCTCCCAGTGTGAGCGCGCTGGTGGAGCACGGCGACATCGAAGCGCGCGCGGTGGGGCAACTCGACACGTTTGCTGCAGCCGTGCAGTTTTCCAAGGCCGAGGGCATCATCCCGGCTCCCGAAAGCGCGCACGCCATTCGGGCCGCCATCGACGAGGCGCTTGTCTGCAAACAGACCGGCCAGAAGAAGGTCATCGCCTTCAACCTCTCCGGCCACGGGCACTTCGACATGATGGCCTACGAGGCCTACCACCGCGGGCAGTTGCAGGACTACGAGTACCCGGCGGAGAAAGTGGCCGAGGCGATGGCGCACCTGCCGAACGTGCCGGGTCGCTGA
- a CDS encoding glyoxalase, which yields MIARPFLPAKDFDLSKRFYEALGFTKVLDGEVAIFRVGASSFLLQNYFQKEWAENFMMQLMVDDLDSWWAHVSSLALPEKFGVPAPKPPAMQPWGLRIAYVVDPSGVLWHVAQRRPGISHDE from the coding sequence GTGATTGCCCGACCCTTCCTTCCGGCGAAAGACTTTGATCTATCCAAACGTTTCTATGAAGCCCTCGGCTTCACCAAGGTGCTGGATGGCGAAGTGGCCATCTTCCGGGTTGGGGCAAGCAGTTTTCTCCTCCAAAACTATTTCCAGAAGGAATGGGCAGAGAACTTCATGATGCAACTCATGGTGGACGACCTGGATTCCTGGTGGGCGCATGTATCGTCACTCGCACTGCCCGAAAAATTCGGCGTGCCTGCACCAAAGCCACCGGCGATGCAGCCCTGGGGCCTGCGGATCGCCTACGTGGTCGATCCGTCCGGAGTGCTGTGGCATGTTGCGCAACGACGCCCGGGCATCTCGCATGACGAATAG
- a CDS encoding universal stress protein, translating into MAKPATFLPKRILVHLDTTSDRRPALTRALHLAQHSGGSLRIVDVLAPLPRHTPNLSGLERLLRTTIKGRLSEAAAFARRMGVSATVTLLEGDVAAMLVEASVAWRADVVLRSHGVRHEKPGPIGPIDSQLLRASPSPVWFVTPRQADGETMVVAAVDPDPGDSPRHDLSVRVARTALAVSADTGATLHIVHAWTAYGHQVLASHTSRAGLVEYVDACRKGARQRFDALIQDAQVPASVQTHLIEGESDGVLTQFIERRRTSLVVIGTVGRTGLAGLVVGNTAERVLRGVRCSVLALKPAAARTASR; encoded by the coding sequence ATGGCCAAGCCTGCAACCTTCCTGCCCAAACGGATCCTCGTGCATCTGGACACGACGTCCGACCGGCGGCCTGCGCTCACGCGGGCGCTTCACCTGGCGCAGCACTCGGGTGGATCTCTGCGGATCGTCGATGTGCTCGCGCCGTTGCCCCGGCATACGCCAAACCTGTCGGGCCTTGAACGTCTGCTGCGCACAACGATAAAGGGCCGCTTGTCGGAGGCCGCAGCCTTCGCCAGGCGCATGGGGGTGTCGGCCACGGTGACACTCCTTGAAGGCGACGTTGCGGCGATGCTCGTGGAAGCGTCTGTCGCGTGGCGCGCCGACGTCGTGTTGCGGTCGCACGGCGTCCGCCACGAAAAGCCGGGTCCCATCGGCCCCATTGACAGCCAGTTGCTGCGCGCCAGCCCGAGCCCGGTGTGGTTCGTGACGCCTCGACAGGCTGACGGAGAGACCATGGTGGTGGCTGCGGTTGATCCCGACCCGGGCGATTCGCCGCGCCACGACCTGAGCGTTCGCGTGGCACGCACCGCACTGGCGGTTTCGGCGGACACAGGCGCCACGCTGCACATCGTGCACGCCTGGACGGCCTACGGCCATCAGGTGCTGGCCTCGCACACCAGCAGAGCTGGGCTCGTGGAATATGTCGACGCCTGCCGGAAGGGCGCCCGTCAGCGGTTCGATGCACTGATCCAGGACGCACAGGTGCCGGCTTCCGTCCAGACTCACCTGATCGAAGGTGAAAGCGACGGTGTCTTGACGCAGTTCATTGAGCGCCGCCGAACGTCGCTCGTCGTGATCGGCACGGTGGGCCGTACCGGGCTGGCCGGCCTCGTGGTGGGTAACACGGCCGAGCGCGTGCTTCGAGGCGTTCGGTGTTCGGTCTTGGCCCTGAAGCCGGCTGCGGCGCGCACGGCGTCCCGTTAA
- a CDS encoding sodium:calcium antiporter, with translation MLMIVTLFALCAIVIVVSGARLSYYGDVIAERSGLGQAWVGVIAMASVTSLPELVTGVSASIIGAPEIAAGDVVGSCLFNLLILGVLDLLSPKPLFHRLRPVHTLSAALGAILLLALAASILTASRWPSIGWVGAPSIVLFGGYMMAVRSIYNYEHTHDQVAESEGLGARYAHLSLKGALWRYAGTAVVLVGAAANLPGLAVRFADATGLAQGFVGTAFVALSTSLPEVVVSLAAMRLGAWDMAVANVLGSNMFNVAIFAVDDVFFTDGPIFAAVSQGHAITAIAAATMSAIVIVGLTARPPRLFGRVSWTLVGLTAIYLTATWLAL, from the coding sequence ATGCTGATGATCGTCACGCTGTTCGCGCTCTGCGCGATAGTGATTGTCGTGAGCGGCGCGCGGCTGTCGTACTACGGCGACGTCATTGCCGAGCGGTCCGGCCTCGGGCAGGCGTGGGTCGGCGTGATCGCGATGGCGTCGGTGACGTCGTTGCCGGAACTGGTGACGGGCGTCAGCGCATCGATCATTGGCGCTCCCGAGATTGCTGCCGGAGATGTGGTCGGCAGTTGCCTGTTCAATCTGCTGATCCTCGGCGTGCTCGATCTGCTGTCACCAAAGCCTCTGTTCCATCGGCTCCGTCCCGTGCACACTCTGTCGGCGGCGCTGGGCGCGATACTCCTGCTGGCGCTGGCCGCCTCAATCCTGACCGCGTCCCGCTGGCCCTCGATCGGCTGGGTCGGCGCACCGAGCATCGTCTTGTTCGGCGGCTACATGATGGCCGTGCGTTCGATCTACAACTACGAACACACGCATGATCAGGTGGCCGAGAGCGAAGGCCTCGGCGCACGCTACGCGCACCTCTCACTCAAGGGCGCCCTCTGGCGTTATGCCGGCACGGCAGTGGTGCTGGTGGGCGCTGCCGCCAACTTGCCTGGCCTGGCGGTCCGATTCGCCGATGCCACCGGCCTGGCTCAGGGATTTGTGGGAACCGCCTTCGTGGCATTGTCGACGTCGCTGCCGGAGGTGGTGGTGTCGCTAGCGGCAATGCGTCTTGGCGCGTGGGACATGGCTGTGGCCAACGTGCTGGGCAGCAACATGTTCAACGTTGCCATCTTCGCTGTTGACGACGTGTTTTTCACGGACGGGCCGATCTTCGCCGCGGTGTCACAGGGCCATGCCATCACCGCGATCGCAGCGGCCACCATGTCGGCGATTGTCATTGTCGGACTGACGGCACGCCCGCCGCGACTCTTCGGGCGCGTGTCGTGGACGCTGGTTGGGTTAACGGCGATCTACCTGACGGCCACGTGGCTCGCGCTGTAG
- a CDS encoding GNAT family N-acetyltransferase, whose product MMNTDPLETRRLRLVPKTLADVRAQIDAMDAGQRAELSPAWLAQLNSTRVDLWTLGFDILDRGTDAVVGTCGFKGPPGADGVVEIAYGVTPDQQGKGYATEAAEALVAYAFGGKHVRLVRAHTLAATNASTRVLTKCRFRFAGEVDDPDDGLVWRWERQPD is encoded by the coding sequence ATGATGAACACGGATCCACTTGAAACTCGACGACTGCGACTGGTGCCCAAGACCCTGGCGGATGTTCGTGCGCAGATCGACGCGATGGACGCGGGCCAACGGGCGGAGTTGTCACCAGCCTGGCTTGCTCAGCTCAATTCGACACGCGTGGATCTCTGGACACTTGGATTTGACATCCTCGATCGGGGCACGGACGCGGTTGTGGGGACGTGTGGTTTCAAGGGGCCTCCGGGAGCCGATGGGGTCGTGGAGATCGCCTACGGCGTGACGCCGGACCAGCAGGGCAAGGGCTATGCGACTGAAGCCGCGGAGGCGCTCGTGGCATACGCCTTCGGTGGAAAACACGTTCGCCTGGTCCGGGCCCACACCCTTGCGGCGACAAATGCGTCCACGCGAGTGTTGACCAAATGTCGCTTCAGATTCGCGGGCGAGGTCGACGATCCAGACGACGGGTTGGTCTGGAGATGGGAACGGCAACCCGATTGA